In one window of Mercurialis annua linkage group LG4, ddMerAnnu1.2, whole genome shotgun sequence DNA:
- the LOC126677416 gene encoding uncharacterized protein LOC126677416 isoform X2, with translation MDYDDNDFQSQNLHLGGEGSSKFPSVLRSYALPKFDFDDSLHGSLRFDSLVETEVFLGIESNEDSQWIEDYSRGSSGIQFSSTAAESCAISRHTNVWSEATSSESVEMLLKSVGQEELIPAQSNTKEIDACDELGCIIKQMEPSLKQDDTLPARVGDETNSQTTTLPDEFPENFSVLNDGDVGLQTQVEDSSLSHKGDGSVDESLGDLTVINEGVGLHTAESIMLIDGKCNDVNQREFGSLIHEPLDIRIQEGSDSGAQVDSAVITLQNITRGNDALNDEDGLNNANKNTDENLDVSGIDNRKNQDKEGPVGLGVQQTQVLDAEMVEFCDPHMDNPLREASIDSMEETDTIATSAEEPSMVPEGDPGLKILGQSEVDAYSVSLVAIESNTTVETVEGEYSNLDYPNIVSNSRSSLLPTKDIQASQDKVEDVGSSLQEVCSSAQLVSEINAEGHMSSPTRDGPVQTIEQEVVPGLVNVDQDVPFEEKNNRELPSDGSNLERSIDKALGTPTFGEVSSEKELIDSDGVIVASGSGIHTDAVEHKDVEISSSDTNEKIVVENFAEASLAVKKAVSEVNTCNIENQIEPQAVAIEEVGEDCTKDKEAGSGLFASNANKGDIGEAAIKENDDKKTMNVSGPSVNIDISGAEPSAMHDSSQNTSLIGQEEAAVIVSGGASSNQIAVLSTTGGQGSGNDLEKPIICAPAAVRATELTHKEDSKEQIEISFDHGVSVSEVTDGSAIKVQACLQDPNQNGSSKDESSFSFVVSPVAVPKIDARKLHTFSNVEVSRASPILDGSTLDSGLGLRDTKASQDLSHASPKISDVATPRTGSKGVSERKPRRSSGKATAKETVKKGKPIKEPASVRSERGDKTTSISMSPSGVPQLVQSSDMQRYGHLDSNNVKPFVIATSSSSLPDLNSSVSQAAILQQPFTDLQQVQLRAQIFVYGALIQAMAPDEAYMISAFGGLDGGRSIWENAWRLCIERLHGQKPHLFTPETPVQSRPGARAPDQPIKQSALQSRVVSPIARGSSKGTPVVSPIAPFSSPLWSMSTPSGDTLHTSGMPRGPIMDYQRALSPLHPHQTPAIRNFIGHSPSWLPHASFGGPWVPSPPTSAMDNSSRFSMQLPRTEPIQLTPVKELSVPHSSGAKPTPPVAQTAASATVFPGPSVHDVKIITASASQPSVDPKPRKRKKNNENSGQMSFPAQPQMELVSAPTVTNFVSSSVPVTSPVGFLPKVPTERFILSATPTSSSDLRNGDQSSESKPILSEESLGEVKEAKMQAEIAAAHASSAVSHCQIIWDQLDKQRNSGLLPDVELKLASAAVSVAAAAAVAKAAAAAAKVASNAALQAKLMAEEAFVSFGQSNLCQSDVISLSDGMQNLGKATPASILKGGDGTNSSNSIFVAAREAARKRVEAASAASKRAENMDAIVKAAELAAEAVSQAGKIVAMGDPMPLSELVAAGPEGCWKLAQGASELVSKLNNDGRENMNIGTGEGPDSLTRKSIKVPTDKNENTTISHGKSPILRALSNEDHDRLVDGNACSSANTMKEKGQKGRRTSDLTRNVGMVPEPGNQSRSSIAQDEYEKAEISKEDCITEDSSVEVFKDGSGFKAAWFSAKVLSLQDGKAHVIYSDLTLSGGSEKLREWVPLEHEGDEAPKIRIARPLTVMPFEGTRKRRRAAMGEHTWSIGDRVDARIQDSWWEGVITEKSKTDESVLVNFPAHGETLPVSKWNLRPSLIRKNGEWIEWSSAGESNRPSHEGDTPKEKRPRVRSPVVETKEKDKISKTINATESDDPTLLSLTADEKSFNMGKSSRDGNRNDALRMTRTGLQKEGSRVVIGVPKPGKKRKFMDVSKHYVADGSGQINEANDSTKFARYIMPQKAGTRGWKSSYKADLNEKRAAISKPRIKSGKPPNMSGRTVPQKENLTSTSVSIPDNRDHVAKANDSVNHSENSSEKQNLTSFQSFSTSGATEGPIVFSAHALPSDSISSKKINVKAERVSKGRLAPAGSKLGKIEEGKAFNSNSGKSTSDLSEPRRSIRRIQPTSRLLEGLQSSLMVSKIPSVSHEKGHKSRTVSRGNNHG, from the exons ATGGATTATGATGACAATGATTTTCAAAGCCAGAATCTTCATTTAGGTGGTGAAGGAAGCAGCAAATTTCCTTCTGTTCTACGGTCATATGCTCTTCCTAAGTTTGATTTTGATGATAGTCTTCACGGATCTTTAAGGTTTGATAGTTTAGTTGAAACAGAGGTATTTCTTGGAATCGAAAGTAACGAAGATAGCCAGTGGATTGAAGATTACTCCCGAGGTAGTAGTGGGATACAATTCAGTTCAACTGCGGCAGAGTCCTGTGCAATTTCAAGGCATACCAATGTATGGTCCGAGGCCACTTCCTCGGAATCTGTTGAGATGTTATTAAAATCGGTTGGTCAGGAAGAACTTATTCCTGCGCAGAGTAATACTAAGGAGATTGATGCCTGTGATGAACTGGGCTGTATAATAAAGCAAATGGAGCCCAGCTTGAAACAGGATGATACTCTACCGGCCAGAGTGGGAGATGAAACAAATTCACAGACTACAACACTGCCAGATGAGTTTCCAGAAAACTTCTCTGTGTTAAATGATGGCGATGTCGGGCTGCAGACTCAAGTTGAGGATAGTTCATTGAGCCATAAAGGTGACGGTTCTGTTGATGAAAGTTTAGGTGACCTAACTGTTATTAATGAAGGGGTCGGATTACACACTGCTGAAAGCATTATGTTGATTGATGGGAAATGTAATGATGTTAATCAAAGAGAGTTTGGTAGTCTCATTCATGAACCTTTAGATATCAGGATACAGGAAGGTTCTGATTCAGGGGCCCAAGTTGATAGTGCGGTTATTACTCTACAAAACATCACTAGAGGCAATGATGCATTGAATGACGAAGATGGATTAAATAATGCAAATAAGAATACTGATGAAAATTTAGATGTTTCAGGAATCGATAACAGGAAGAATCAGGACAAAGAGGGTCCAGTAGGCCTAGGTGTTCAACAGACTCAGGTTTTGGATGCAGAAATGGTTGAATTCTGTGATCCTCATATGGACAATCCTCTCCGTGAGGCATCGATAGATTCTATGGAAGAAACAGACACAATTGCAACTAGTGCGGAGGAACCTTCTATGGTACCAGAGGGGGATCCTGGTTTAAAGATACTAGGCCAGTCTGAAGTAGATGCATATAGTGTATCTCTTGTGGCTATTGAAAGCAATACTACTGTTGAAACAGTTGAAGGGGAGTACTCTAATTTGGATTATCCGAACATTGTGAGCAATTCTAGGTCATCTTTGCTACCTACAAAGGACATACAAGCTTCTCAAGATAAAGTTGAGGATGTTGGTTCTAGTTTACAAGAGGTATGCTCTTCAGCTCAACTTGTTAGTGAGATAAATGCTGAGGGCCATATGTCATCGCCTACAAGGGATGGACCTGTGCAAACTATTGAACAAGAAGTGGTTCCTGGACTGGTCAATGTTGATCAAGATGTTCCTTTTGAGGAAAAAAATAACAGAGAGTTGCCTTCTGATGGTAGTAACTTGGAAAGAAGCATTGATAAAGCGCTTGGGACCCCAACTTTTGGTGAAGTTAGCTCTGAAAAGGAGTTAATAGATTCTG ATGGTGTTATAGTGGCTTCTGGGAGTGGCATCCACACAGATGCAGTTGAACACAAGGATGTTGAAATTTCATCTTCAGACACAAATGAAAAAATTGTTGTTGAGAATTTTGCAGAAGCAAGTTTAGCTGTCAAAAAAGCAGTTTCTGAAGTAAATACTTGTAATatagaaaatcaaattgaaccTCAAGCAGTAGCAATTGAAGAAGTTGGCGAGGACTGCACAAAGGATAAAGAAGCTGGCTCAGGTCTTTTTGCTTCAAATGCAAATAAGGGAGACATTGGTGAAGCAGCGATAAAAGAAAATGATGATAAGAAAACAATGAATGTTTCAG GACCGTCTGTAAACATTGATATTAGTGGCGCTGAGCCTTCAGCAATGCACGACTCTTCCCAAAATACTAGTCTAATCGGTCAGGAGGAAGCAGCTGTCATTGTATCTGGAGGTGCGAGTTCAAATCAGATTGCTGTTTTAAGCACTACTG GAGGACAGGGGAGTGGTAATGATCTTGAAAAGCCAATTATTTGTGCCCCTGCTGCTGTCAGAGCTACTGAACTTACTCACAAAGAAGATAGCAAGGAACAAATAGAAATATCATTTGATCATGGTGTATCAGTTTCTGAGGTAACTGATGGCAGTGCCATTAAAGTGCAGGCTTGTTTGCAGGATCCAAATCAAAATGGCTCTTCGAAAGATGAGAGCAGCTTCTCTTTTGTTGTCAGTCCAGTGGCAGTACCCAAAATAGATGCCAGGAAATTGCATACATTTTCAAATGTAGAAGTCAGCCGAGCATCCCCA ATTCTTGATGGATCTACTTTAGATTCTGGCCTAGGCCTACGAGATACCAAGGCTTCTCAAGATCTTTCTCATGCAAGCCCAAAAATTTCTGATGTAGCTACTCCACGTACTGGTTCTAAAGGTGTTTCTGAGCGTAAACCAAGGCGATCTTCAGGTAAAGCGACGGCAAAAGAAActgttaaaaagggaaaacctATCAAAGAACCAGCCTCTGTGAGATCAGAACGAGGAGACAAAACGACTAGTATTTCCATGAGCCCTTCTGGTGTTCCTCAACTTGTTCAGTCCAGTGACATGCAACGATATGGACACCTGGATTCCAATAATGTTAAACCATTTGTTATTGCGACATCATCTTCCAGTCTGCCCGATTTGAATTCTTCAGTTTCTCAAGCTGCAATACTTCAGCAACCTTTCACAGACTTACAGCAAGTGCAATTGCGAGCTCAGATCTTTGTTTATGGCGCTTTGAT TCAAGCCATGGCACCGGATGAAGCATATATGATATCTGCATTTGGAGGACTCG ATGGTGGAAGGAGCATATGGGAGAATGCCTGGCGCTTGTGTATAGAGAGACTTCATGGTCAAAAACCTCATCTTTTTACCCCTGAGACTCCTGTGCAATCTCGTCCAG GTGCTAGAGCTCCGGATCAACCAATTAAACAAAGTGCCCTTCAAAGCAGGGTAGTCTCACCTATTGCTCGAGGCAGCAGCAAGGGTACCCCAGTTGTGAGTCCTATCGCACCCTTTTCATCACCACTTTGGAGTATGTCAACTCCTTCTGGTGATACTTTGCATACAAGTGGCATGCCAAGGGGTCCAATCATGGATTATCAGCGAGCACTTTCTCCTCTACATCCTCACCAAACTCCAGCTATCAGGAATTTTATTGGGCACAGCCCTTCTTGGCTACCTCACGCCTCATTTGGTGGTCCTTGGGTTCCTTCTCCGCCTACTTCTGCAATGGACAATAGTAGTCGGTTCTCAATGCAGTTGCCTAGGACAGAACCTATTCAATTGACACCAGTAAAAGAATTATCTGTTCCCCATTCATCTGGCGCGAAGCCTACTCCTCCTGTGGCGCAGACTGCAGCTTCTGCTACTGTTTTTCCTGGGCCTTCTGTGCATGATGTGAAAATAATAACTGCATCAGCCAGTCAACCTTCTGTTGATCCCAAGccaagaaaaaggaaaaagaataaTGAGAATTCTGGGCAGATGTCATTTCCAGCGCAGCCGCAAATGGAGTTAGTTTCTGCCCCTACGGTTACTAATTTTGTGTCGTCTTCAGTTCCTGTCACATCTCCTGTTGGCTTTCTTCCTAAAGTCCCTACTGAGAGATTCATCTTATCTGCAACTCCTACATCCTCTTCTGATCTCAGGAATGGGGACCAGAGTTCAGAATCAAAGCCAATTTTATCAGAGGAATCCCTTGGGGAGGTAAAAGAGGCGAAGATGCAGGCGGAGATTGCTGCTGCTCATGCTTCTTCTGCTGTTAGCCATTGTCAGATTATCTGGGATCAGTTAGATAAGCAGAGAAATTCTGGATTGTTACCAGATGTTGAACTCAAACTAGCTTCTGCTGCTGTTTCAGTAGCAGCAGCTGCTGCAGTTGCAAAAGCAGCTGCTGCAGCTGCCAAGGTTGCATCAAATGCTGCCTTACAGGCAAAACTGATGGCTGAGGAAGCATTTGTTTCTTTCGGTCAGAGCAACCTTTGTCAAAGTGATGTCATATCTCTTTCTGATGGCATGCAGAATTTGGGTAAGGCTACTCCTGCTTCCATCTTGAAGGGTGGTGATGGAACAAACAGTTCAAATTCTATCTTTGTTGCTGCAAGGGAAGCTGCTAGGAAGAGGGTTGAAGCTGCTTCAGCTGCATCAAAACGAGCTGAGAATATGGATGCCATCGTTAAAGCTGCAGAGCTTGCTGCAGAAGCTGTGTCTCAAGCTGGGAAGATAGTGGCTATGGGTGATCCTATGCCTCTGAGTGAGTTAGTGGCAGCTGGACCTGAGGGTTGCTGGAAACTTGCACAAGGGGCTTCCGAGTTGGTTTCTAAGTTAAATAATGATGGCAGAGAAAACATGAATATAGGTACCGGTGAAGGTCCAGATTCTTTGACCAGGAAGTCAATAAAAGTTCCGACAGATAAGAATGAAAACACGACCATTAGTCATGGAAAATCGCCCATTCTTAGAGCGTTGTCCAATGAGGACCATGATAGATTGGTCGATGGCAATGCATGTTCTAGTGCGAATACTATGAAGGAAAAAGGACAAAAAGGCCGAAGGACTTCTGATTTGACCAGAAATGTCGGGATGGTTCCTGAACCTGGGAACCAATCCAGATCTTCCATTGCTCAGGATGAGTACGAAAAGGCAGAAATTTCAAAAGAGGATTGTATAACAGAGGATTCCAGTGTCGAG GTTTTCAAAGATGGGAGTGGATTCAAAGCAGCTTGGTTCTCAGCCAAGGTGTTGAGTTTACAAGATGGGAAAGCACATGTGATTTACTCTGATCTTACACTAAGTGGAG GCTCGGAAAAGCTTAGGGAGTGGGTGCCACTTGAACATGAAGGAGATGAGGCACCCAAAATACGGATTGCCCGCCCTTTAACTGTCATGCCTTTTGAAGGAACAAGGAAGAGAAGAAGAGCTGCCATGGGGGAGCATACTTGGTCCATTGGTGACAGAGTTGATGCACGGATACAAGATAG CTGGTGGGAGGGAGTTATAACTGAAAAGAGCAAGACAGATGAGTCTGTGTTGGTTAATTTTCCAG CTCATGGAGAAACATTACCAGTTAGTAAATGGAACCTCAGGCCTTCTCTCATCCGGAAAAATGGGGAATGGATTGAATGGTCCAGTGCAGGAGAGAGCAACCGACCTTCTCATGAG GGTGATACTCCAAAAGAGAAGCGACCAAGGGTGCGGAGCCCTGTAGTGGAAACCAAGGAAAAGGATAAGATTTCCAAAACTATTAATGCGACGGAATCTGATGACCCGACATTATTGTCCTTAACCGCTGatgaaaaatcatttaatatggGGAAGAGCTCTAGAGATGGGAATAGGAATGATGCACTGAGAATGACTCGGACAGGGTTGCAAAAGGAAGGCTCTAGAGTAGTCATTGGTGTACCAAAGCCTGGAAAGAAGAGGAAATTCATGGATGTTAGTAAGCATTATGTTGCAGATGGAAGTGGTCAAATCAATGAAGCTAATGATTCAACCAAGTTTGCAAGGTACATAATGCCTCAAAAAGCAGGAACGCGGGGATGGAAAAGTAGTTATAAAGCCGATCTGAATGAAAAGCGAGCAGCCATATCTAAGCCTAGAATTAAATCTGGCAAACCACCAAATATGTCGGGTAGAACAGTTCCACAGAAGGAAAACCTAACAAGCACCTCAGTTTCTATTCCTGACAATAGAGATCATGTTGCAAAGGCCAATGATTCTGTAAATCATTCTGAAAATTCTTCGGAAAAACAGAACTTAACCAGCTTTCAATCGTTTTCTACGTCTGGGGCTACTGAGGGCCCAATCGTATTTTCTGCACATGCTCTTCCATCAGATAGCATATCCTCTAAGAAAATTAACGTTAAAGCTGAGAGGGTGAGTAAAGGGAGACTTGCTCCTGCTGGTTCGAAACTTGGTAAAATTGAGGAAGGTAAAGCTTTTAATAGTAATTCTGGAAAATCGACCTCTGATCTCTCTGAGCCGCGTAGGTCTATTCGCAGAATTCAGCCAACATCAAGA CTATTGGAAGGGCTGCAAAGCTCACTGATGGTCTCAAAGATTCCATCCGTGTCGCATGAAAAAGGACATAAAAGTAGAACTGTCTCTAGAG GGAATAATCATGGTTGA